In the genome of Kiloniellales bacterium, the window GACCTGGGCCAGGCTCTCGCGGAGGGCCGCGTTCAGGTCTTCGCGGTGGGTTACGCGGCCCGCGTTGTCCTGAAAGCGCTCGTCCGCCGCCAGGTCGGGCCGGTCCAGGGCTTGGCAGATGCGCTGAAACGCCCGGTCGTTGCCCGCCGCGATGAAGATATCGACGGTTCTGGTCTCGAACTTGTCGTAGGGCGCGATGTTGGGGTGGCCGTTGCCGGTCTGTACCGGGACCTTGCCGGAGAGGGCGTAGTTCGGGATGTGGGGGTGCATGAGCGCGATCCCCGAGTCGTAGAGCGTCAGGTCGATGTACTGACCCTGGCCCGACCTCTCGCGCTCCTGCAGCGCCATGAGGATGCCGATGGCGGCGTAAAGTCCGGTGCCGATGTCGACCATGGGAATGCCGAGGCGCGTCGCGCCCGACTCGGTCGTGCCGTTGATCGAGAACATGCCGGTCATGGCCTGGATCACGGCGTCGTAGCCCGGGTAGCCGCCGAGGGGGCCGTCGGACCCGAAACCGCTGATGCGGCAGTGGATCAGCCGCGGAAAGCGCGCCTTCAAGACCTCCTCGTAGCCGAGGCCCCACTTTTCCATGGCGCCCGGCTTGTAGTTCTCGATCAGGACGTCGGCCCGCTCCAGCAGGCGCAGCAGCACCTCCCGGCCTTCCGGCTTCGACAGATCGAGGCCGAGCGACCGCTTGTTCCGGTTGACCCCGATGAAATA includes:
- a CDS encoding CoA transferase, which codes for MTGTGGALTGLVVIDLTRVLGGPYCTQVLGDHGAEIVKIEPPQGDEVRDWGPPFRDGDASYFIGVNRNKRSLGLDLSKPEGREVLLRLLERADVLIENYKPGAMEKWGLGYEEVLKARFPRLIHCRISGFGSDGPLGGYPGYDAVIQAMTGMFSINGTTESGATRLGIPMVDIGTGLYAAIGILMALQERERSGQGQYIDLTLYDSGIALMHPHIPNYALSGKVPVQTGNGHPNIAPYDKFETRTVDIFIAAGNDRAFQRICQALDRPDLAADERFQDNAGRVTHREDLNAALRESLAQVDGEEICERLLAKGVPIGPVHDVAQVMAHAHTQHREMDLQRDGYRGWGLPIKFSRTPGSLRHTPPPFGTQGREILAEFGFSAEEIKGLAEGGVLIEERRKI